The Coffea arabica cultivar ET-39 chromosome 4e, Coffea Arabica ET-39 HiFi, whole genome shotgun sequence genome includes a window with the following:
- the LOC113742625 gene encoding glycerol kinase-like: MPGEEVFIGSIDQGTTSTRFIIYDRSAKPIGSHQMEFTQFYPQAGWVEHDPNEILESVRVCISKAIDKATAEGHNVDGGLKAIGLTNQRETTVVWSKSTGRPLYNAVVWMDIRTSPICRKLEQELPGGRTHFVDTCGLPISTYFSALKLLWLLENVDAVKEAVKSGDALFGTIDTWLIWNLTGGVGNGLHVTDISNASRTMLMNLKTLDWDKPTLDALGIPSGILPKIISNSEIIGNITKGWPITGIPIAGCLGDQHAAMLGQACRKGEAKSTYGTGAFILLNTGEEMIKSNHGLLSTLAYKLGPKAPTNYALEGSIAIAGAAVQWLRDSLGIISSASEIEELASKVDSTGGVYFVPAFNGLFAPWWRDDARGVCIGITRFTNKSHIARAVLESMCFQVKDVLDSMHKDAGDTGETKNEKGEFLLRVDGGATVNNLLMQIQADLLGNPVVRPADIETTALGAAYAAGLAVGIWTEDEIFSAGEKMKKATTFQPVLEEGLRKKKVESWCKAVSRTFDLADLSL, translated from the exons atgcctGGGGAAGAAGTTTTCATTGGGTCCATTGATCAAGGCACAACCAGCACAAGATTCATCATCTATGACCGATCAGCCAAACCTATCGGATCTCACCAAATGGAGTTCACTCAGTTCTATCCACAAGCAGG GTGGGTTGAACATGATCCCAATGAGATTCTTGAGAGCGTCAGAGTTTGTATTAGCAAGGCGATTGATAAGGCGACTGCAGAAGGACATAATGTTGATGGTGGATTGAAAGCTATTGGCCTTACTAATCAGAGGGAAACCACTGTTGTTTGGAGCAAATCCACTGGCAGACCGCTCTACAATGCCGTTGTTTGGATGGATATTCGTACCAGCCCTATCTGcag AAAATTGGAGCAAGAGTTACCAGGGGGAAGAACTCACTTTGTCGACACATGTGGCTTGCCGATAAGCACTTATTTTAGTGCTTTGAAGTTGTTGTGGTTGTTGGAAAATGTTGATGCTGTCAAGGAGGCTGTGAAATCAGGGGATGCCCTGTTCGGGACTATAGATACGTggttaatttggaatttaacaGGGGGGGTTGGAAATGGTTTACATGTCACTGATATTTCCAATGCATCGAGAACCATGCTGATGAATCTGAAAACACTTGACTGGGATAAGCCTACGTTGGATGCATTGGGAATTCCGAGTGGTATTTTACCAAAGATCATTAGTAACTCTGAGATCATTGGAAACATCACTAAGGGATGGCCGATTACTGGGATTCCTATAGCAGGATGTCTTGGTGATCAACATGCAGCAATGTTGGGGCAAGCTTGTCGGAAGGGTGAGGCCAAAAGCACCTACGGTACGGGGGCTTTTATACTTCTAAACACAGGAGAGGAAATGATCAAGTCAAATCATGGGCTATTGAGCACTTTGGCCTACAAGCTTGGGCCAAAAGCTCCCACCAACTATGCTCTAGAAGGCTCCATCGCTATTGCTGGGGCGGCTGTTCAGTGGCTTAGGGATAGTCTTGGCATAATTAGCAGCGCAAGTGAAATTGAGGAGTTAGCCTCGAAGGTTGACTCGACTGGTGGAGTCTATTTCGTGCCAGCATTTAATGGTTTGTTTGCTCCCTGGTGGCGTGATGATGCCCGAGGAGTTTGCATAGGGATCACACGGTTTACAAACAAGTCACATATTGCTCGGGCTGTTCTTGAGAGCATGTGCTTTCAGGTGAAAGATGTTTTGGATTCCATGCACAAAGATGCTGGAGATACCGGTGAGACTAAAAATgaaaagggggagtttttacTTAGAGTGGACGGAGGTGCAACAGTGAACAATCTTCTGATGCAAATTCAG GCGGACTTGCTGGGTAACCCTGTAGTGAGACCAGCTGACATAGAAACAACTGCACTTGGAGCAGCTTATGCGGCTGGATTAGCcgttggcatatggacagaagATGAAATATTTTCTGCTGGGGAAAAGATGAAGAAAGCGACTACCTTCCAACCAGTTCTAGAGGAAGgattgaggaagaagaaagtGGAATCTTGGTGCAAAGCTGTTTCACGAACTTTTGATTTAGCTGATTTATCTCTGTAA
- the LOC113741530 gene encoding pyrophosphate-energized vacuolar membrane proton pump-like, with amino-acid sequence MALLPDLGTEIVIPVCAVIGIIFSLIQWVLVSRVKLSPERKEANNNSKNGFNDCLIEEEEGINEQNVVLECANIQSAIAEGATSFLFTEYQYVGVFMVAFAILIFLFLGSVEGFSTKSQPCTFNKEKFCKPALATAAFSTVSFLLGAFTSVISGFLGMKIATFANARTTLEARKGVGKAFITAFRSGAVMGFLLAANGLLVLYIAISLFKLYYGDDWEGLFESITGYGLGGSSMALFGRVGGGIYTKAADVGADLVGKVERNIPEDDPRNPAVIADNVGDNVGDIAGMGSDLFGSYAESSCAALVVASISSFGIDHDFTAMLYPLLISSMGILVCLITTLFATDFFEIKAVKEIEPALKRQLIISTAIMTIGIAIVTWTCVPPTFTIFNFGAQKVVKNWQLFLCVAVGLWAGLIIGFVTEYYTSNAYSPVQDVADSCRTGAATNVIFGLALGYKSVIIPIFAIAISIFVSFSFAAMYGIAVAALGMLSTIATGLAIDAYGPISDNAGGIAEMAGMSHRIRERTDALDAAGNTTAAIGKGFAIGSAALVSLALFGAFVSRAGVSTVDVLTPKVFIGLIVGAMLPYWFSAMTMKSVGSAALKMVEEVRRQFNTIPGLMEGRAKPDYATCVKISTDASIKEMIPPGALVMLTPLIVGTFFGVETLSGVLAGSLVSGVQIAISASNTGGAWDNAKKYIEAGASEHARTLGPKGSEPHKAAVIGDTIGDPLKDTSGPSLNILIKLMAVESLVFAPFFATHGGLLFKI; translated from the exons ATGGCGTTGTTGCCAGATCTAGGAACGGAGATCGTGATTCCGGTGTGCGCTGTCATCGGAATCATCTTCTCTTTAATCCAATGGGTACTCGTCTCGCGCGTGAAGCTCTCACCGGAGCGAAAAGAGGCGAATAATAACAGTAAGAATGGATTCAATGATTGCCTgattgaagaagaggaaggcATCAATGAACAAAACGTCGTCCTTGAGTGCGCCAACATTCAGAGCGCCATCGCCGAGG GTGCAACATCATTTTTATTCACTGAGTATCAATATGTTGGTGTTTTCATGGTTGCTTTTGCAAttctcatcttcctcttcctgGGCTCTGTTGAGGGCTTCAGCACAAAGAGCCAGCCATGCACATTTAACAAGGAGAAATTCTGCAAGCCAGCTCTTGCAACTGCTGCCTTTAGCACTGTATCCTTCTTACTTGGTGCTTTCACCTCAGTTATTTCTGGTTTCCTTGGCATGAAAATTGCTACATTTGCCAATGCAAGGACAACTTTGGAAGCTAGGAAAGGTGTTGGAAAAGCTTTTATCACTGCATTCAGGTCTGGTGCAGTTATGGGTTTTCTGCTTGCTGCAAATGGCCTTCTGGTGCTCTATATTGCAATCAGTCTCTTCAAGCTGTATTATGGGGATGATTGGGAAGGCCTTTTTGAGTCAATCACTGGCTATGGTCTTGGTGGATCATCAATGGCTCTCTTTGGCAGAGTTGGTGGAGGAATATACACCAAAGCTGCTGATGTCGGTGCTGACCTTGTTGGAAAGGTTGAAAGGAACATTCCTGAAGATGACCCCCGGAATCCTGCT GTGATTGCTGACAATGTTGGAGACAATGTCGGGGATATTGCTGGAATGGGGTCTGATCTTTTTGGTTCATATGCAGAATCATCATGCGCTGCCCTTGTTGTGGCTTCAATCTCCTCATTTGGAATCGATCATGACTTCACTGCCATGTTGTATCCCTTGCTGATTAGTTCCATGGGGATTCTTGTCTGCTTGATCACAACTCTTTTTGCTACCGACTTCTTTGAGATCAAAGCTGTGAAGGAAATTGAACCAGCATTGAAGAGGCAGCTTATTATCTCCACTGCTATTATGACTATTGGAATTGCAATAGTTACCTGGACTTGTGTGCCCCCAACATTTACAATCTTCAATTTTGGTGCTCAGAAGGTTGTGAAAAACTG GCAGCTTTTCCTGTGTGTTGCTGTTGGTCTCTGGGCTGGGCTTATCATTGGTTTTGTCACGGAGTACTATACCAGCAATGCATACAG TCCTGTGCAAGATGTTGCTGATTCCTGCAGGACCGGTGCTGCAACTAATGTTATTTTTGGCCTTGCCTTGGGATACAAATCTGTCATCATCCCTATTTTTGCTATAGCAATCAGCATTTTTGTTAGTTTCTCGTTTGCTGCCATGTATGGTATTGCAGTTGCTGCTCTGGGAATGTTGAGCACAATTGCTACTGGGTTGGCAATTGATGCTTATGGTCCCATCAGCGATAATGCTGGAGGCATAGCGGAGATGGCTGGAATGAGCCACAGAATAAGAGAAAGAACTGATGCCCTTGATGCTGCTGGGAACACCACCGCTGCAATTGGAAAG GGGTTTGCTATTGGATCTGCTGCTCTTGTTTCGTTGGCACTCTTTGGTGCCTTTGTCAGTCGAGCTGGAGTTTCAACAGTTGATGTTCTGACTCCCAAGGTCTTCATTGGTTTAATTGTTGGCGCCATGCTCCCATACTGGTTTTCTGCTATGACAATGAAGAGTGTTGGTAGTGCTGCACTAAAGATGGTTGAGGAAGTTCGCAGGCAGTTTAATACTATTCCTGGTCTCATGGAGGGCCGTGCAAAACCGGACTATGCAACTTGTGTCAAGATCTCTACTGATGCATCTATCAAGGAGATGATTCCACCTGGCGCTCTTGTCATGCTTACACCCCTCATTGTCGGTACCTTCTTTGGTGTGGAGACTCTCTCTGGTGTTCTTGCTGGATCTCTTGTTTCTGGTGTCCAG ATAGCAATTTCTGCATCTAACACCGGTGGTGCATGGGACAATGCCAAGAAGTATATTGAG GCTGGCGCTTCTGAGCATGCGAGAACCCTTGGACCCAAGGGATCTGAACCACACAAAGCAGCTGTTATTGGGGATACCATCGGGGATCCTCTGAAGGACACTTCAGGGCCTTCACTTAACATTCTTATCAAGCTCATGGCTGTTGAgtctcttgtttttgctcccTTTTTTGCCACTCATGGCGGCCTTCTGTTTAAGATATGA
- the LOC113741455 gene encoding uncharacterized protein codes for MGNASSTLTQYDIEEVQRHCNNLFSQQEIVSLYQRFCQLDRNAKGFISADEFLSVPEFAMNPLSQRLLKMVDGLNFKDFVAFLSAFSAKASLAQKVEVIFKVYDSDCNGKVTFNDMIQVLQDLAGSFMSDQQREEVLGQVLHEAGYTKESVLLLDDFIKVFDHANLKMEVEVPVD; via the exons ATGGGTAATGCTTCATCCACGCTGACTCAATATGACATTGAAGAAGTACAACGACACTGTAACAATCTTT TTTCCCAACAAGAGATAGTGTCTCTTTATCAGAGGTTTTGCCAACTCGATAGGAACGCAAAGGGGTTCATATCAGCTGATGAATTTTTATCAGTTCCAGAGTTTGCCATGAATCCACTTTCTCAG AGGTTGCTTAAGATGGTGGATGGTTTGAATTTCAAGGATTTCGTCGCATTTTTATCAGCTTTTAGTGCTAAAGCAAGTCTAGCCCAGAAAGTTGAAG TTATTTTCAAGGTATATGATTCTGATTGCAATGGGAAGGTGACATTCAATGACATGATACAAGTGCTTCAGGATTTGGCTGGCTCTTTCATGTCAGATCAACAAAGAGAG GAAGTATTGGGCCAAGTTTTGCACGAAGCTGGTTATACAAAGGAGTCTGTGCTACTCTTGGATGACTTTATCAAG GTATTTGATCATGCTAATTTGAAGATGGAGGTGGAAGTTCCGGTTGACTAG
- the LOC113741916 gene encoding triphosphate tunnel metalloenzyme 3-like, which translates to MEVEVKLRLPDSNAHQRLSTVLSPFHLKTHVQENIFFDGPNSELATNLAALRLRFYDLDSQCVLSLKAKPVISNGISRIQEDEEPLDPVIGRASVAEPWRLLLMADHSSQIMKRVREEYGVVGDDNRCLVCLGGFRNVRAVYEWSGLKLELDETNYDFGTCYEIECETSEPERAKNLLEELLRSNGIEYSYSKANKFAIFRAGKLPQ; encoded by the coding sequence ATGGAAGTAGAAGTAAAGCTCCGTTTACCAGACTCAAACGCCCACCAACGCCTCTCCACTGTCCTTTCACCTTTCCACCTCAAAACCCACGTCCAAGAAAACATTTTCTTTGACGGGCCTAACTCTGAGCTGGCCACCAACCTCGCCGCGCTCCGCCTTCGCTTCTACGACCTCGACTCCCAATGCGTCCTTTCTCTCAAAGCAAAGCCAGTGATTTCCAATGGAATCAGCCGCATTCAGGAAGATGAAGAGCCCCTCGACCCTGTCATAGGCCGAGCTAGCGTGGCGGAGCCGTGGCGGCTGTTACTCATGGCCGATCATTCTTCACAAATAATGAAGAGAGTGAGAGAAGAATATGGAGTTGTTGGAGATGATAACAGGTGTTTGGTATGTTTGGGAGGATTTAGAAATGTGAGAGCAGTGTATGAATGGAGTGGATTAAAATTGGAGCTTGATGAAACAAATTATGATTTTGGGACGTGTTATGAGATTGAATGCGAGACTTCTGAACCTGAAAGAGCTAAGAATTTGCTTGAGGAGCTGCTAAGGAGTAACGGGATTGAGTATTCTTATTCAAAGGCTAACAAGTTCGCCATTTTTCGGGCTGGAAAGTTGCCTCAGTGA